A segment of the Solanum lycopersicum chromosome 9, SLM_r2.1 genome:
TTATCTCGTTGTTGTTTCTGTTTGTTGCTATTGCCTCTTTCTCACTGTTTGTTCAGTCGAGGGTCttttgaaacaacctctctaccttctcaaaggtagtggtaaggtctgcgtacgctctaccctccccagatttgtgggattacactaggTCCGTAGTAGTAGCTGTTGTAATGTACTGTGCATATGTTCACTGATAAGTACTTGGTATCTTTTGTCTCTATTTCTGGACTTTTTTGGTCTAACCATCTGGTATTCGAAGCCCATTGGTCCCTACTAATCGAGACTCGTGCCAGGCAGGCCCACTTAAGGAGTAAAGCTCCCTACCAAGAAGTTCTCCATTTCCGGGGCTTGAACCAGACATATCCGAGTCACAAAGGACTGTCATGTTGTTGGCAGGGACAGTTAGGTCTTAAATTTAAATCATCTTTGAGCACTGCCTTATGGTTCATATTTAATTGTCCGCTTCAGGCCTAGGTCCACATGGAGTTGTCTTTGGGGCTACGCCACATCGAGCCCCAAAAGCACACGTACCATGTGGACTAATGCTATGCTTTACAAAGCTCTTCACTATTCTCTCCCCTTTCTGATGTGGAATTCACCTAAGGTATCACATGCACCCCTTTTTCAAAAGCTTACCAAAGTAAAAGCATGACTCACCCTCATTGGCCCACTCTCCGTCATGGACATCACAACAATCTACTTGAGCATTGGTGGACAATATTACCTGATACTTGTGCTAGTGGGAGCTAGCCCGAATAACACcgtcatgaaaaaaaaaaagttagtctGTAGCCGAAAATGTTGCCTCTAGATGTGTTCTTGGGTGTGATATTTACAATCTGCTTTGAGTTGCTTTCAACCTCTGTTGCtcagatcctccaaaaataCATAGCTTTAGAACAATCAGACACACCTGgctatatttttgaagagtctgaaTAACGTAGCCATTTTCTTGTAAATACAGTAAGATACAACTTCAACAGATGTCTATAGAGGAATTGAAATTCTAATCTTTATGAAATTTGAATGTgataaatgcaaaaaaaaactaaataaaagactatatatgtatgaaaaagaAACATAAATAGAAATTTATCTGTCACTCTGTTATAGGAGATTATAATGTTTATACAATATAGAATAAAGTTGGTTCTTCAAATAGTAATTCTAGTACTTATAAAACTATTACTTTCTCCGTTTTGAAAAAGAACGACTGGATTCAGAGTACGAAAGTCAAATAACCAAAAGTTCATCGTGATTACTGATATCAGAGATTAAATTTACATAGTTAGAAACTCACACACAATCTTGATTCATACTTACCTATTTCTCCCAACTTATTAGTACAAGTCCTtagtttttctctcttttgCTACTAGGGAACAAAGgacatgaaaatttatttaaaaaaagcaaACACTTCATAGTTGAAACAAAAGAACTACtgcaacaataataataatactgcAGAAGTTTAACAGATAAAAACTTCAATTAGCAATTAATAATACTCATTAATCTACTTATAATTTAAGTGCTTCTCTGAAGCATCTCTTGATACCTCTTGAAAGATTCAAGCTTTTGTAATCTCATCCTTTTGTGAAACTTCTTGATGAACAAGTCTGCAACGTTATCGATCTCGTCTTCAAGCACAAAGTTCTCTCCTTCTTCCTCTTTGAAATTCCTTACCATGTCTATAGCTGATGCATTTGGATCACCTAAGTACTCGTCCTCTTCATCGAACAATGAATGTGTTAAATCCGGATacttatcatcatcataatcgTAGTTTTCTCCATTGCTTAATAGTAGTAGTATCTCTTCGTTAGCCTCGTTATGCTGATAGTGTACATGATCCTCACCGACTTCAGGGGCGTGGTTGTAGACTAGTACAATGGCCTTGTTGTTTTCGTCTTCGTGATCTTGATCTTTATGTCCTAATAGTGAATGGATCTTGTGAGAAATGGCCTTAGTTCCTAGGCCAGATAAAGAGAGTTTCTTGGATTTGAGCAATGATAAGACCATTAACTTAGCTTTTATTGCCTCAGTTTTGCTTTTGATGGCTGTTGATTTTGATTTGGTTAGTGTGGATAGTACTGAAATGACATGTTTTAGGAATTTAATTGCTGAGTTGTTCTTCATCACTACTGAAATAATctgaaaaatcatcaaatagGAAACAAGTTTTTAAGTCAAGATATAAAGTATTGTATGAAGTACTCATATTGACATGATAACTCTAGTTTGTATGTCGTGCACAAAACATTCCGCATTAGTAGGGTTCTAGCAAAGATCTTATATACGTCGATGCATAAAGCATCTTGTATTAGCAGGATTCTAACAAAGATGGTGCACAAAACATCCCACGTTAGCAGAGTTCTGGAGAAGATTTTATATATGTCGATGCACAAAGCATCTCGCGTTAGCAGGTTTATAGGATGGATCTTGTATGTCCATTTTGTGGAGTAAGAACAACAAGAATTAGTGACAAACAACTTCTATCGCTAAACGACAATAACTCGTTACTGATTCAATTTAACTACAAATTACCAAAAAATCTTGTTAGTTACGAGCTAAATCGTACAAACATGTGACAGAATTACAAACTATTGAAAAGTATATAATGTACTCCAAACATAGAATAAGAAGAGTTATTATTCACAAATCTTACCTTAAAGAAATTGTTCAACACCAACCCAAGAGCAAACTTCTTTTGAATATCAATTTATACTTGGCCAAAATTACAAGTGATCTCACTTTGATATGGTTTAAACAGCCAAAATTTTCTTCACAACTTTTCTTTTCTAGCTCCTTGTGTGACACATCCAAAAGTATTTGTAGGACACTTTATATGGTTTCTTTCAACTTCAATATATAAAGCTAACTTTGATATTTCTTGGGAAGTGCACATCCATCAACTTTCTCCCCACCTTacacctttttaaaaaagactTTACTATCGGAAACACGTTTAAAGTGTCGCGTTTTGTGAGTTTCAAATTGATTCGTAGTTTTCGTTGTCTATCTAAATTATATTCCTTATTTAAATACATATCGACGCTGAGTTGACCAAATATTTGTGCCTAGACGACAACATGCGCTTGCAGGCCAGCTCAACATTGAGGTGTGTTTAATCCAAAGAGCGACAATTGAAGTGTGAAATTCGCgaaaaaaatgatgatttttgttagataattaaaatataatggaTAGTTATGGTGTAAAATATGTGGAAACATATGGTAATAATGTATGCGTACATTCTATCCTTCTAAGTTTGATTTGTGAAATTTTactgaatatgttgttgttgttatctgaACCTCCTTTCGACCCTGCCTTCGACAAAGACatgataatatattatatttactaaaatatttatagtaaaGTACGTAACCTTCAACTTTCTCACCACGTTACACTTCCATTTTTAAGTGTTAAATCTTAATTACAACTCTTTTTCTCTTATACTTCCTGGCTAGCTTCTAATTTTATCTGTGTTTGGATCACAATTAATTTTCGAGTTAGAGGCACATTCAGAATATGAACTTTATGAGTTTAAGGTCAGATATTCTATAACaatgtaatttatttaattttttgaattccataactaacattatatatataatttccgtttttacttataaaagtctagataaacaaaagaaatcacataattatctttgtttttatgattttcatacttcttaatttcttctcttcttttaacttttcatttttctcaccACATGCTATGCACTAATTCACAACTTTACCATATATTTGTCTTTTTGCCTAAACAAAAGCAGTATCTTTTCCTACTTTCACTAtcaacaaaataatacaaaataaagtttacATCAATAACTTTTCCATGAAGTAACTCAAATTAAATTTCACTTTTCTTATTGGTTGATACCTATATAAATTGGTAGGGGAAAAAAGATTCTTGCTTTATCGAAAGGGAAAAAAGTGTATCGATCGTAgtagatttaaaattttattaatgttgagaatttgaatttgaaattgcTTGAATTTTAAACCTTCTTAATTATTGTGCCAATTATAGTCTTAAATTCAAAATCCATATAcatattcacaaaaaaataacgTATATATACCATGTAACTTTTTATGGAGAAATTTGGGTGAACACCTCACGTTCTACTGGATCCAATTTGGGATTAAGAACATGATTAGAAGCTAATCAAGACCAATTATATGAAAAAGTATTTTAGTGTATTAGATAAAATTTCCACTTTAATACACATGctaaaaaagatatataaagttcaatataattataatttgtaagTTCCCTATTCgtctattcttttttttttttaatttccctttttttttctttgcttaGTGATGAATCAAAgcttattttatcttcttttcttttgttttcttttaaaagagAAGATTGTTTGGTACGAaaatgttttttcattttttcatgtttgtcagttaaattttttcatgttcaTTGAAAAATAGTTCACGAGGAAAATGACTGTCGTAGTTAAAAATAAGTTCTACAGATATCATTTCATATTGATTGTGTTTGCCTCACCTTTCAAAACTATTTTCCGCCACATTCCATCGCCCCACTACTCCCACGTCACACCTTTATGTtcactttttatattatttatctaGATTATATAcgaatataaaatatttctaaaacaCATGTACCCTGcctcttttttgtttcttcgaAACTAAGAGTTCACGTGGGTAGGCAATGCATTTCTTATTTGTCTATTCTTGTTATTAATACtcaagattttttaaatattaaatcatattaatttattataattaataaataattaaaatgtacATTGGTTAACTATAATTTAGTGATAAAAAGATGcgttattctttattttatttgagttCGATTAAACTTTTCTCAATATATGTTATTCTTAACGATTGATCAACATGTTAACCTATACGTTTTAGTTATTGATGAGCATCATTTGTTTTTGGAGCATAATTAACCcgttctattagtttatttatagTTGCGTGGAGAAACTTGTCCCAATCaataatttattcaatatttatgaCTTTATAAATAATCGAGTTAGCTGGTTCTactcaaacaaattaaaatatcaagtgTCAATTCCACCTTAAATTTTAGGCTCGAAACGTGACAAACTTTTGTTATAAGATGTCAGTTTCCATCGATGGAACTACAAGATATTGTCATGAGGTTTCAATAGTAATCACTTTTGTCGCAACTAAGGGAGAAAAACAAAATGTGCTATATCATGTATACTTATTAATGGGCCTGGGCTGGATTGGGCCAAAAGCCAGATCATTtatgggtatatatatatatatatatatatatataacacaagttggatacataatatgtagctcagaCACATTAAAGAATATCTCGAGATACATTTAAAACCATCTGAGATACATAACATTtagctcgaatacattaaaaactagcccgaatatattataaaataaatcggATACACTAAAGACTGACTCAGATTcattaatatgtagctcagatacattaaagACTGATtcagatacattaatatgtagcttGGATACACTAAAGGAATAAGAaatt
Coding sequences within it:
- the LOC101252722 gene encoding uncharacterized protein; translation: MKNNSAIKFLKHVISVLSTLTKSKSTAIKSKTEAIKAKLMVLSLLKSKKLSLSGLGTKAISHKIHSLLGHKDQDHEDENNKAIVLVYNHAPEVGEDHVHYQHNEANEEILLLLSNGENYDYDDDKYPDLTHSLFDEEDEYLGDPNASAIDMVRNFKEEEGENFVLEDEIDNVADLFIKKFHKRMRLQKLESFKRYQEMLQRST